A single window of Chitinophaga sp. XS-30 DNA harbors:
- a CDS encoding LuxR C-terminal-related transcriptional regulator — translation MEKLILDEAQKIWTEIARQKTPGELKLEVELYKKLLNVFQVGDYTYLIFNPPEMTIEFCSDSITALLGYQPHEFTLEFLLSLIHPDDLPYFMDFEATVTRFFTQLPPEKVQRYKSRYDYRLRRADGTYIRILQQIVTIQSDEDGAVLRTFVVHTDISHLKTGGKMTLSFIGLEGEPSYFDVKPIGKFIPSREVLTRREKQILALLVQNKQTAEIAALLHISPATVSTHRKNMLKKTNTHSVLELAALALEKGWTP, via the coding sequence ATGGAAAAACTGATACTCGATGAAGCCCAAAAGATATGGACAGAAATAGCCCGTCAGAAAACACCGGGAGAACTGAAGCTGGAAGTAGAGCTTTACAAAAAGCTGCTCAATGTATTCCAGGTAGGTGATTACACCTATTTAATCTTTAATCCGCCGGAAATGACCATTGAGTTCTGCAGCGATTCCATTACCGCGCTGCTGGGCTATCAGCCTCATGAATTCACGCTGGAATTCCTTTTATCCCTTATACATCCGGACGATCTCCCCTATTTTATGGATTTTGAAGCCACCGTTACCCGGTTCTTTACACAGCTCCCCCCGGAAAAAGTACAGCGGTACAAGTCCCGGTACGACTACCGCCTGCGGAGAGCAGACGGCACTTACATACGGATATTACAGCAGATCGTAACCATTCAGAGCGATGAAGATGGCGCAGTGCTGCGCACATTCGTTGTTCATACCGATATTTCCCACCTTAAGACCGGGGGAAAAATGACCCTTTCTTTCATAGGGCTGGAAGGAGAACCCTCTTATTTCGATGTAAAGCCCATCGGGAAGTTCATTCCTTCCCGGGAAGTGCTGACCAGGCGGGAGAAGCAGATACTAGCCCTGCTGGTGCAGAACAAGCAGACCGCAGAAATTGCCGCTTTACTGCATATCAGCCCCGCGACCGTATCCACACACAGGAAGAACATGTTAAAAAAAACCAACACTCACTCCGTTCTGGAGCTGGCTGCGCTTGCCCTTGAGAAGGGATGGACGCCCTGA
- a CDS encoding membrane or secreted protein produces MKQLLTAAALLLTSHLSYAQDELSGAWKLKGAGEPQTVRIIEDGYFMQTVFDQAGKKFISTLGGTIDADQQALKETIEFNTADKDNIGTTKNCTYVLKENKQLAITCEGKTEQWERIDDGKTDLAGTWRITGRENNGQMTTMRPGARKTLKILSGTRFQWAAINPETKEFFGTGGGTYTFENGKYTETITFFSRDNTRVGMSLSFDGKVDGNKWHHSGKSSKGDPISEIWSRIE; encoded by the coding sequence ATGAAACAATTGCTTACTGCAGCCGCTTTGCTGCTAACCTCACACCTATCCTACGCGCAGGATGAACTTTCCGGCGCCTGGAAACTCAAAGGCGCCGGTGAGCCGCAAACCGTGCGCATCATTGAAGACGGCTACTTCATGCAAACCGTATTCGACCAGGCCGGGAAAAAGTTCATCAGCACACTGGGCGGCACGATTGACGCGGACCAGCAGGCACTGAAAGAAACGATCGAGTTCAACACCGCGGATAAAGACAACATCGGCACCACAAAGAACTGCACCTATGTGCTGAAGGAAAACAAACAGCTGGCCATCACCTGCGAGGGCAAAACCGAGCAATGGGAGCGTATCGATGATGGCAAGACGGACCTGGCCGGCACCTGGCGCATCACCGGCAGGGAAAACAACGGACAGATGACCACCATGCGCCCCGGAGCCCGCAAGACCCTGAAGATACTTTCCGGCACCCGCTTTCAATGGGCGGCGATCAACCCGGAAACCAAAGAGTTCTTCGGCACCGGCGGCGGTACCTACACCTTCGAGAACGGAAAATATACAGAGACCATCACTTTCTTTTCCCGGGACAATACCCGCGTGGGCATGAGCCTCTCCTTTGACGGCAAAGTGGACGGCAATAAATGGCACCACAGCGGCAAAAGCTCCAAAGGTGATCCCATCAGCGAAATATGGAGCAGGATCGAATAA
- a CDS encoding DinB family protein, with product MARPSAQDYGEFYHTYVSMVPENDILDAFSNQTAVTLQFLDAIPEDKQNHAYATGKWTIRQVLQHITDAERVFAYRALRFARKDHTPLAGFDENGFADAARVEHRDWVDMIEEFQMVRLSSEHLFRSLNEEEMQRKGMASNTPVTVLSLGYIIIGHALHHQRVIRERYL from the coding sequence ATGGCAAGACCTTCAGCACAGGATTACGGGGAATTTTATCACACTTATGTGTCGATGGTACCGGAGAATGACATACTGGACGCTTTTTCCAATCAGACGGCGGTTACGCTGCAGTTCCTGGACGCCATACCGGAGGACAAGCAGAACCATGCCTATGCCACCGGCAAATGGACGATCAGGCAGGTATTGCAGCATATCACGGATGCGGAGCGCGTATTTGCTTACCGTGCCCTTCGTTTTGCCCGGAAAGACCATACGCCGCTGGCGGGTTTTGATGAGAACGGGTTTGCCGATGCAGCCAGGGTGGAGCATCGCGACTGGGTGGATATGATCGAGGAATTCCAGATGGTACGACTGTCTTCCGAGCATCTTTTCCGTTCTCTCAACGAAGAAGAGATGCAGCGAAAGGGGATGGCGAGCAATACACCGGTGACCGTGCTCAGCCTCGGGTATATTATTATCGGCCATGCCCTGCATCATCAGCGGGTGATCAGGGAACGTTACCTTTAA
- a CDS encoding TonB-dependent receptor yields MLRIIFIVVILMTGLHQAKAQQKQELRGTVADSASNDLLEMATVTAQDSKDSSLITYTLTDKNGAFRLTGLPADKSIRLLISYTGYGTYIKVLPPGSPANLGRITLATAPHELNTVVVEGDRPPVTIRQDTIEFNAASFKTRPNAVVEDLLKKLPGVDIDEEGNITVNGKKVSRILVDGREFFANDPKLATKNLPSAIIDKVQVVDTKTKQEARMNVLKDGEDKTLNLTLKADKKKGLFGRLSAGGGTDERFELSGMANAFDGARQLSILGSSNNLNKIGFTQSEMFSSINTRNGIAISASSNGSLAVNGINFGGTGEGIRTASMIGYNYNDKWNKTDVNNSYFFNNTDARFRTLNNREYLNGDSRMFTNSDRNGYSRNANHRVNFNFDIELDSTLRLTLNPAYDYAKMSSNASGSEITSDENGALINTNETENRALSTNHNFSNTLGLTKQLKKKGRNIGLQFSNTYGTYDGDAYNLSELEYYENEQLTEARHVNQLTVADNTTENYRLSLSYTEPLSETWKLTAGYGFSHNTNTSNRQTFNYDSTSKGYTIPDEAFSNRFRTVNTSQTPNLAVDFNGKKIRASIGGTLYLNMLDNYSYTTNATLKQYQTNFAPNSRINYRLKNGGSFNLNYNGYMQQPSLEQLQPVPDNTNPLNVRIGNPDLKPAFTQNIRFGYDRFSPTGFGVFSSIAFSPILNRFSTASFINSKGERTTQTINVDGTYNVSMNFTISSTKKTKDIQYRISGGGFINGSRNISYNNTGNIAGDTTLYRNTTLNFTYTPYVLYNYAYKELLDISVSYRPSYTDARYKPAGNITGSFFTQRATLGSTLYWPGNFSWDNDVNYTYNSRIAAGFQKHVVLWNMGLAYDFFKDKSLQAKVSAFDLLRQNTSVRRIVNELYIEDVQTDIVEQYFMLTLTWNFSKFGAKPKGSNRRIDGGRSMFMF; encoded by the coding sequence ATGTTACGAATTATATTCATCGTTGTAATATTGATGACCGGCCTGCATCAGGCAAAGGCTCAGCAGAAACAGGAGTTACGGGGAACAGTGGCGGATTCCGCCAGCAATGACCTCCTGGAAATGGCTACCGTTACCGCGCAGGACAGTAAAGACAGCAGCCTCATCACCTATACGCTGACCGACAAGAACGGCGCCTTCCGCCTGACCGGTTTGCCTGCAGACAAATCCATCCGCCTCCTCATATCCTACACCGGCTACGGTACCTATATCAAAGTATTGCCTCCCGGCAGCCCCGCCAACCTGGGGCGCATCACCCTCGCCACCGCCCCGCATGAGCTGAACACGGTTGTCGTTGAAGGCGACCGCCCACCGGTAACTATCCGGCAGGATACCATCGAATTCAATGCCGCCTCCTTCAAAACCCGGCCCAATGCTGTGGTGGAAGACCTCCTGAAGAAACTGCCGGGGGTGGACATTGACGAAGAAGGCAATATTACCGTCAACGGAAAAAAAGTCAGCCGCATACTGGTAGACGGAAGGGAGTTCTTCGCCAATGACCCCAAGCTCGCCACCAAAAACCTCCCCTCTGCTATCATCGACAAGGTGCAGGTAGTGGATACCAAAACAAAACAGGAAGCGAGGATGAATGTGCTGAAAGACGGGGAAGACAAGACGCTCAATCTCACGCTGAAGGCAGATAAAAAAAAGGGACTCTTCGGGAGGCTCTCTGCCGGAGGCGGCACAGATGAACGGTTTGAACTGAGCGGCATGGCTAACGCGTTCGATGGCGCCAGGCAACTGAGCATACTGGGATCATCCAACAACCTCAACAAGATCGGGTTCACCCAATCAGAGATGTTCAGTAGCATCAACACCAGGAACGGCATCGCCATAAGCGCCAGTTCAAATGGCTCCCTTGCCGTTAATGGCATCAACTTCGGCGGCACCGGCGAGGGCATACGCACCGCGTCCATGATCGGGTATAATTACAACGATAAGTGGAACAAAACGGATGTCAACAACAGCTATTTCTTCAACAATACCGATGCAAGGTTCCGGACGCTGAACAACCGGGAATACCTTAACGGGGATAGCCGCATGTTCACGAACAGCGACCGCAACGGCTATAGCAGAAATGCCAATCACCGGGTGAACTTCAACTTCGATATTGAGCTGGATTCCACGCTCCGGCTCACCCTGAACCCCGCTTACGACTATGCGAAAATGAGCAGCAATGCCTCCGGCAGCGAGATCACCAGTGATGAGAACGGGGCGTTGATCAATACCAACGAAACGGAAAACCGTGCGCTCAGCACGAATCATAACTTTTCCAACACCCTTGGTCTCACCAAACAACTGAAGAAAAAAGGCCGCAACATCGGCCTGCAGTTCTCCAACACCTACGGCACCTACGATGGCGATGCCTACAATCTCAGTGAACTGGAATATTACGAGAACGAGCAGCTCACCGAGGCCAGGCATGTCAACCAGCTGACCGTGGCGGATAATACCACCGAAAACTACCGCCTCAGCCTGTCCTACACCGAGCCATTGTCCGAAACCTGGAAACTGACGGCCGGATACGGTTTCAGCCACAACACCAATACTTCCAACCGCCAGACATTCAACTATGATTCCACCAGCAAAGGCTACACCATACCGGACGAGGCCTTTTCCAACAGGTTCCGCACCGTTAATACCAGCCAGACGCCCAACCTGGCGGTCGATTTCAACGGGAAAAAGATCCGTGCAAGCATCGGCGGCACGCTTTACCTGAATATGCTGGACAACTATTCATATACCACCAATGCCACGCTCAAACAATATCAGACCAATTTTGCGCCGAACTCCCGGATCAACTACAGGCTGAAAAACGGCGGTTCCTTCAACCTGAACTACAACGGATACATGCAACAGCCCTCGCTGGAGCAGCTGCAACCTGTGCCGGACAACACGAACCCGCTGAATGTGCGGATCGGTAATCCCGACCTGAAACCGGCGTTCACGCAGAATATACGCTTCGGGTACGACCGCTTCTCACCCACTGGCTTCGGGGTATTTTCCAGCATTGCTTTCAGCCCGATCCTCAACAGGTTCTCTACCGCCAGTTTTATCAACTCAAAAGGCGAAAGAACAACACAAACGATCAATGTGGATGGTACTTACAACGTCAGCATGAACTTCACCATCAGCAGCACAAAAAAAACAAAGGATATACAGTACAGGATCAGCGGCGGCGGCTTCATCAACGGAAGCAGGAATATCAGCTACAACAATACCGGCAATATCGCCGGCGATACCACCCTCTACCGGAATACTACGCTCAACTTCACTTACACCCCTTATGTATTGTACAATTATGCGTATAAGGAACTGCTGGACATCTCGGTGAGTTACCGGCCCTCCTACACAGATGCCCGGTACAAACCGGCCGGCAATATAACAGGCAGTTTTTTTACGCAACGCGCCACCCTGGGCAGCACCTTGTACTGGCCGGGTAATTTTTCCTGGGACAATGATGTGAACTATACCTACAACAGCCGCATCGCAGCGGGTTTCCAAAAGCATGTGGTGCTGTGGAACATGGGGCTGGCCTATGATTTCTTCAAGGATAAAAGTCTGCAGGCCAAAGTGTCCGCATTCGATCTGCTGCGGCAGAATACCAGTGTGCGCCGGATCGTAAATGAACTGTATATTGAAGATGTGCAGACGGATATTGTAGAACAGTATTTCATGCTGACGCTGACCTGGAATTTCTCGAAGTTCGGGGCAAAACCCAAAGGCAGCAACCGCAGGATAGACGGCGGGCGCAGCATGTTCATGTTCTAG
- a CDS encoding TonB-dependent receptor, whose amino-acid sequence MMKRFTYLLFLLIGTITTSQAQNPTGTIKGTITTNDGQPAPYVTVQVKDKNRGVVTDVKGEYIFRRIQPGEYIIQVSLVGHETSEQRVTVAAGQTADVNISLKLSDTQLQEVIIIGSQNKFGKKESDHIARLPIKNLENPQVYNTVSKELMKEQVITTFDDAIKNAPGVNRLWSSTGRPGDGAGYFSMRGFSVQPSMINGIAGLTNGSIDPANIERIETIKGPSGTLFGSSLISFGGLINIVTKKPYDNFGGEITYTGGGFGLNRITADINAPLNQDKTALLRVNGAYHYENSFQDFGFRKSFFLAPSLSYQVNDRLSFNINTEFYNGENTNPLMVFLNRSRQLIARTPDELGIDFNRSFTSNDITNRTPTVNVFGQMNYKLSDKWTSQTNISRSNRKSDGYYSYVMFLDAGDATVEKPNDTLFSRYVYKQHSTSVTTDIQQNFIGDFRIGSLRNRLVFGLDYLSMETINNHSPYMLFDLVNAVNTADPRYSQLNRDAVDARLAQLTTGHTRNRTLNNTYSAYASNVLNITDELIAMMSVRVDHFESKGTENYVTGKTAGDYSQTAVSPKFGLVYQVVKDKVSLFANYMNGFRNVAPQVLPDVLGIDGNMKPQQANQFEGGVKLDLLNHKLNLTASYYDLAVNNMSLAMSTVIDGTNYNYSVQDGTQRSKGIEIDLTASPVNGLNIVAGYGYNDSKMEKADKNVEGLRPTTAGPEHLANLWISYTATGGKLQGLGAGFGGNYASENLITNTVATGIFTLPSYTILNASVFYSVGAYRLAVKVDNLANKEYFGGWTTVEKQMPRRLAVSAGFKF is encoded by the coding sequence ATGATGAAAAGATTTACGTATTTGCTCTTTTTGCTGATCGGGACGATCACCACCAGCCAGGCACAAAATCCAACAGGAACGATCAAAGGCACCATTACTACGAACGACGGCCAACCCGCTCCTTATGTGACCGTTCAGGTTAAAGACAAGAACCGCGGCGTGGTAACGGACGTTAAAGGAGAATACATCTTCCGCCGTATCCAGCCCGGCGAATATATTATCCAGGTTTCCCTCGTAGGGCATGAAACCTCGGAACAGCGCGTTACGGTAGCAGCGGGACAAACGGCCGATGTCAACATCAGCCTGAAGCTCTCTGATACCCAGTTGCAGGAGGTGATTATCATCGGCAGCCAGAACAAGTTCGGCAAAAAAGAAAGCGACCATATCGCACGTCTGCCGATCAAAAATCTGGAAAATCCGCAGGTATATAATACCGTGAGCAAGGAACTGATGAAAGAACAGGTGATCACCACCTTCGACGATGCCATCAAAAATGCTCCCGGCGTGAACAGGCTCTGGTCATCTACCGGCAGGCCCGGAGATGGCGCAGGATACTTCTCCATGCGCGGGTTCTCTGTACAGCCTTCCATGATCAATGGTATCGCCGGGCTCACCAACGGCTCCATCGATCCCGCCAATATCGAGAGGATCGAAACCATCAAAGGCCCCTCCGGCACCCTGTTCGGCAGCAGCCTGATCTCTTTCGGCGGATTGATCAACATCGTGACCAAAAAGCCGTACGACAACTTCGGCGGAGAGATCACCTACACCGGCGGCGGATTCGGACTGAACAGGATCACCGCAGACATCAATGCCCCGCTTAACCAGGACAAAACGGCCCTGCTCCGCGTGAATGGCGCTTACCATTATGAGAACAGCTTCCAGGATTTCGGGTTCCGCAAATCCTTCTTCCTGGCGCCAAGCCTTTCCTACCAGGTGAACGACCGCCTCTCTTTCAATATCAATACCGAATTCTATAACGGAGAAAATACCAACCCCCTCATGGTGTTCCTCAACCGCAGCCGCCAGCTGATCGCCAGAACACCTGATGAACTGGGTATCGACTTTAACCGCTCCTTCACCAGCAACGATATCACCAACAGAACACCGACCGTGAACGTATTCGGGCAGATGAACTATAAACTGTCTGACAAATGGACTTCACAAACCAATATTTCCCGCAGCAACCGCAAAAGCGATGGCTACTACTCCTACGTGATGTTCCTCGATGCAGGTGACGCCACTGTGGAAAAACCGAACGATACCCTGTTCAGCCGTTATGTCTACAAACAGCATTCCACTTCCGTGACCACAGACATCCAGCAGAACTTCATCGGTGACTTCCGCATCGGCAGCCTCCGCAACAGACTGGTATTTGGACTGGATTACCTGAGTATGGAGACCATCAACAACCACTCTCCTTACATGCTCTTCGATCTGGTGAATGCAGTGAACACAGCAGACCCACGCTACTCCCAGCTTAACCGCGATGCAGTGGACGCAAGACTCGCACAGCTGACCACCGGCCATACCAGGAACCGCACGCTGAACAACACTTACAGCGCCTATGCATCCAATGTGCTCAACATCACTGACGAGTTGATTGCCATGATGAGCGTAAGAGTAGACCATTTTGAAAGCAAAGGCACGGAAAACTATGTTACCGGCAAAACCGCAGGCGACTATAGCCAGACCGCCGTATCTCCCAAGTTCGGCCTCGTGTACCAGGTGGTAAAAGACAAAGTAAGCCTGTTTGCCAATTATATGAACGGCTTCCGCAACGTGGCTCCGCAGGTATTGCCGGATGTACTGGGCATTGACGGGAACATGAAACCGCAGCAAGCCAACCAGTTCGAGGGCGGTGTAAAACTCGATCTGCTGAACCATAAGCTGAACCTTACCGCCAGCTATTACGACCTCGCCGTCAACAATATGAGCCTGGCAATGTCTACCGTCATCGATGGAACAAACTACAACTATTCCGTGCAGGACGGCACACAGCGCAGCAAAGGCATCGAAATAGACCTGACGGCCAGTCCTGTTAACGGCCTGAACATCGTTGCCGGATACGGGTATAACGACAGCAAAATGGAAAAGGCCGACAAGAACGTGGAAGGCCTCCGCCCCACCACTGCCGGCCCCGAACACCTCGCTAACCTCTGGATCAGCTACACCGCAACCGGCGGCAAACTGCAGGGCCTCGGCGCAGGCTTCGGCGGCAACTACGCCAGCGAGAACCTGATCACCAATACCGTTGCCACCGGCATCTTCACCCTCCCCTCCTACACCATCCTCAACGCCTCCGTTTTCTACAGCGTAGGGGCTTACCGCCTCGCCGTGAAAGTGGACAACCTTGCCAATAAAGAATACTTCGGCGGATGGACGACCGTAGAAAAACAAATGCCCAGAAGACTTGCCGTTAGCGCAGGGTTTAAATTCTGA